The Ornithodoros turicata isolate Travis chromosome 9, ASM3712646v1, whole genome shotgun sequence genome includes a region encoding these proteins:
- the LOC135368729 gene encoding kelch-like protein 2 produces the protein MYQDMTSDMSPESTMLECKIQKMELGKSQHSLVERPPYRSQVHTQKAFETLNILRKQSLLCDVTLVAGSTVVSAHKTVLASCSPYFYAMFTSFTESRASKITLQGLDGTALSLLIDYVYSAEIQVTEENVQVLLPAANLLQLNDVRDACCEFLQAQLHPSNCLGIRAFADLHGCLDLLTQCDSYIEQHFVEVTENEEFLALSASQVSRLISSDRLSVPSEEQVFEAVMNWVNHDLPNREEQLGSLMEHVRLPLLSQEYLVQRVEEEPLLKSNHLCKDFLIEAMKYHLLKAEQKILYETPRTKPRTPVGRPKMLLVVGGQAPKAIRSVECYDLKKERWYQLAELPTRRCRAGLAVVDGLVFAVGGFNGSLRVRTVDAYDAARDQWTQAPSMEARRSTLGVAVLNGTIYAVGGFDGSTGLNSAECYDPRAEEWKTVASMSIRRSSVGVGVLSGLLYAVGGYDGASRQCLSSVECYNPVTDTWSPVAEMCSRRSGAGVGVLDSVLYAVGGHDGPLVRKSVECYDPESNSWSQVPDMTLARRNAGVMAMDGLLYVVGGDDGSSNLASVEVYNPKTRVWNMLPTFMTIGRSYAGVAIIDKPI, from the exons ATGTATCAAGACATGACATCAGATATGTCTCCGGAGAG CACAATGCTGGAGTGCAAGATCCAGAAAATGGAACTTGGAAAGTCTCAACATAGCTTAGTTGAACGTCCTCCGTACAGAAGTCAAGTCCACACTCAAAAAGCGTTCGAAACACTCAACATACTTAGGAA GCAAAGTCTACTATGCGACGTTACACTAGTCGCTGGCAGTACAGTGGTTTCTGCTCACAAAACTGTTTTGGCGTCCTGCAGCCCGTACTTCTACGCGATGTTTACTAGCTTTACTGAAAGTCGTGCCAGTAAGATTACTTTACAAGGCCTTGACGGCACAGCGCTGTCCTTGCTCATTGACTATGTCTACTCTGCGGAAATTCAAGTTACCGAAGAAAATGTACAG gtCCTCCTACCTGCTGCGAATCTCCTACAGCTAAATGACGTTCGAGATGCTTGCTGCGAATTTCTCCAAGCTCAACTGCACCCATCAAATTGCTTAGGCATCCGAGCTTTTGCAGATTTACACGGATGTCTTGATCTACTGACGCAGTGCGATTCTTATATTGAGCAGCATTTTGT TGAAGTGACTGAAAATGAAGAATTCCTAGCCCTTTCTGCGAGTCAGGTCTCACGCTTGATTTCAAGTGACAGGCTCTCCGTTCCTTCAGAAGAACAG GTGTTCGAAGCGGTGATGAACTGGGTGAACCATGACCTTCCAAATCGAGAGGAACAGCTGGGTTCCCTAATGGAACATGTCCGGCTGCCCCTGCTGTCCCAGGAGTACCTGGTGCAGCGAGTGGAAGAGGAACCATTGCTCAAGTCAAACCACCTCTGCAAGGACTTCCTCATTGAGGCTATGAAATACCACCTCTTGAAGGCAGAGCAGAAAATCTTGTACGAAACGCCACGGACCAAGCCACGGACACCTGTTGGAAGGCCAAAG ATGCTTTTGGTAGTCGGAGGACAGGCTCCGAAGGCTATCCGCAGCGTCGAGTGCTACGACCTCAAGAAAGAACGCTGGTACCAGCTGGCAGAGCTTCCGACTCGACGGTGCCGCGCAGGACTGGCTGTCGTGGACGGATTAGTTTTTGCTGTTGGCGGATTTAACGGCTCCCTGCGTGTCCGAACTGTTGACGCTTACGATGCGGCTAGAGATCAG TGGACGCAAGCCCCTAGCATGGAGGCTCGCAGAAGCACGCTGGGCGTAGCTGTCCTCAATGGGACTATCTACGCTGTCGGAGGTTTTGATGGGTCCACAGGCCTCAATAGTGCCGAGTGTTACGATCCCCGTGCCGAAGAATGGAAGACAGTAGCATCGATGAGCATTCGCCGAAGCTCCGTTGGCGTTGGAGTGCTCAGTG GGTTGCTGTATGCAGTTGGGGGGTACGACGGTGCGTCACGACAGTGCCTCAGTTCGGTGGAGTGCTACAATCCTGTCACCGATACTTGGTCTCCTGTAGCTGAAATGTGTTCACGTCGAAGTGGGGCCGGCGTCGGGGTCCTCGACAGCGTGCTCTACGCAGTGGGCGGCCACGACGGACCTCTAGTCCGCAAGAGCGTGGAGTGCTACGATCCGGAGTCCAACTCTTGGTCGCAAGTTCCAGACATGACTCTTGCCCGTCGCAACGCCG GCGTTATGGCCATGGACGGACTGCTTTACGTGGTGGGAGGCGACGACGGATCGTCTAACCTGGCCTCAGTCGAAGTTTACAATCCAAAAACGAGAGTGTGGAATATGCTACCGACGTTCATGACCATAGGCCGCAGCTATGCTGGTGTGGCCATTATTGACAAGCCCATTTAA